One Flammeovirga agarivorans DNA window includes the following coding sequences:
- a CDS encoding class I SAM-dependent methyltransferase → MKNVNQENKKIWNTNAEEWDKAMGEFGNDWHLQLIAPETERLLSLSEGQFLLDAGCGNGIFSRRMANKGVKVTAFDFSETNITLSKKYNNDHINYQVLDMTSEADLMQLLHKKYDGIVSNMVFMDVPEVETFFSKINALMKDDGHFVFSIQHPCFNSEFMEITDQDDILMKGYIDVSTSKGKAVSEQKEEQFYFHRPISYYINLGAKNDLVVDACIEPTFEKEKGGPFAKFPPIIIISMRKLISK, encoded by the coding sequence ATGAAAAACGTAAATCAAGAAAATAAAAAGATCTGGAATACAAACGCAGAGGAGTGGGACAAAGCCATGGGAGAGTTCGGTAACGATTGGCATTTACAACTGATTGCACCAGAAACAGAAAGACTTTTGAGTTTATCGGAAGGGCAGTTTTTATTGGATGCTGGTTGCGGAAACGGTATTTTCTCTAGACGAATGGCCAATAAAGGAGTAAAAGTAACTGCATTTGACTTTTCTGAAACTAACATAACATTATCTAAAAAATACAATAATGATCATATCAATTATCAAGTTCTTGATATGACTTCTGAAGCTGATTTGATGCAATTACTCCATAAAAAGTATGATGGAATTGTTTCTAATATGGTCTTTATGGATGTTCCTGAGGTAGAGACTTTTTTCTCTAAAATCAATGCTTTGATGAAGGATGATGGGCACTTTGTCTTTTCTATTCAGCATCCATGTTTCAATTCTGAATTTATGGAAATCACTGATCAAGATGATATTCTGATGAAAGGATATATTGATGTGAGTACATCAAAAGGAAAAGCAGTTTCTGAGCAAAAAGAAGAGCAATTTTACTTTCATCGTCCGATCAGTTATTACATCAATCTTGGTGCAAAAAATGACTTGGTAGTAGATGCCTGTATCGAACCCACATTTGAAAAAGAGAAAGGCGGTCCATTTGCTAAGTTTCCTCCAATCATTATCATCAGCATGAGAAAACTAATATCTAAATGA
- a CDS encoding sigma-54-dependent transcriptional regulator, whose product MSNILIIDDNLAVHSTLEIILEPHFDNITCLADPLKIMGTLATETYHIVLLDMNFSPGLNTGREGIRWLKKIKETYPQISVVMMTAYGHVELAVDALKLGATDFILKPWDNRKLLATLKSALQLSISKNEVKQLKEKAEALKSTVVFPDIIGESQSIKNMKSMIEKVAKTDTNILITGENGTGKELVAKAVHHLSKRHKESLVEVDMGAVSETLFESELFGHVKGAFTDAHQDRIGKFELANKGSLFLDEIGNLSFSLQAKLLAALQNRQITKVGGNKVIPIDIRLISATNKNLFKMVEDEEFRQDLLYRINTIQIEVPPLRDREDDVIVLANHFKDLLAKKYEKGTLRFTDKSIDKLKAYHWPGNVRELQHTIERAVILSDADKISDDLLVTTAVDNTSVQTLNMVKMEEVLIKKALQKHPKNISAAAEELGITRQTLYNKMKKLNID is encoded by the coding sequence ATGAGCAACATTCTGATTATTGATGATAACCTAGCGGTTCATTCAACGCTAGAAATTATACTGGAACCACATTTTGATAACATCACTTGTTTAGCCGACCCTTTAAAAATAATGGGAACATTGGCTACAGAAACCTATCATATAGTGCTTTTGGATATGAACTTTTCCCCTGGATTAAATACAGGTAGAGAAGGAATTCGTTGGTTGAAGAAAATTAAAGAAACATATCCTCAAATCTCCGTAGTAATGATGACGGCCTATGGTCATGTAGAATTAGCCGTCGATGCGTTAAAACTTGGGGCAACAGACTTTATTCTAAAACCATGGGACAATAGAAAGTTGTTGGCTACTTTGAAATCGGCACTTCAGCTGAGCATTTCTAAAAATGAGGTTAAACAGTTGAAAGAAAAAGCAGAAGCTTTAAAATCGACAGTAGTATTTCCGGATATCATTGGTGAATCTCAAAGTATCAAAAACATGAAGTCAATGATTGAAAAAGTAGCTAAAACAGACACCAATATTTTAATCACTGGAGAGAATGGAACAGGAAAAGAATTGGTAGCAAAAGCAGTGCATCATTTATCCAAAAGACACAAAGAAAGTTTAGTGGAAGTAGATATGGGAGCCGTTTCTGAGACCCTCTTTGAAAGTGAATTATTCGGCCATGTAAAAGGAGCATTTACAGATGCACATCAGGACAGAATAGGAAAATTTGAGTTGGCTAATAAGGGAAGCTTATTTTTGGATGAGATTGGTAACTTATCATTCTCCTTACAGGCAAAATTATTGGCAGCATTACAAAACCGTCAGATTACTAAAGTTGGAGGAAATAAAGTGATTCCAATAGATATTCGTTTGATATCGGCAACCAATAAGAACTTATTCAAGATGGTTGAAGATGAAGAATTCAGACAGGATTTATTATACAGAATTAATACGATTCAGATCGAAGTTCCTCCACTAAGAGATAGAGAAGATGATGTGATTGTTTTAGCTAATCATTTTAAAGACCTTTTGGCAAAAAAATATGAGAAAGGAACACTTCGTTTTACAGACAAGTCTATTGATAAATTGAAAGCTTATCATTGGCCAGGAAATGTCAGGGAATTACAGCATACTATCGAAAGGGCAGTAATTCTTTCTGATGCTGATAAAATAAGTGATGACCTTCTAGTAACTACGGCAGTGGACAATACTTCTGTACAAACACTTAATATGGTAAAAATGGAAGAAGTACTTATTAAAAAGGCTTTACAGAAGCATCCTAAAAATATAAGTGCAGCAGCAGAAGAGTTAGGAATTACTAGACAAACTCTCTACAATAAAATGAAGAAGCTGAATATCGATTAA
- a CDS encoding sensor histidine kinase gives MKTSRYLLLGFSGLLLILLGGLMVYYQNTILLLITFGILAGLVLTYQLTTIKKIIDKGLLMVEAIGNEDLGFLHAHNFKLFDEHYQHRLQKLYHSFSKIKKESLKQEKYLSWLVENQDVGICTYNEEGHVIHVNTSFKEKVKLSTLTHIQQLFNKSIVNKSVVEKALIENSYQLPDTNMVLKIKKLKRENQLIHLLTLQDLSTELDEKENTAYNKLIRVLTHEIMNGMTPIISLTDSLLMSFTKEGGEAVDKEYVSEKMLVTNAKSLKIIYQQAQHLMNFTETYRSITKLPTPKIETIHVDKFLTQQLTSFQNRLHQQQVQTNIINVDKSEIVASFDTNLIGQCVNNIIKNALDAMENVSNPKLQITFQKKDQLIIHITNNGPMIPEEELKHIFVPFFTTKTSGDGIGLSLSKQIIRVHHGSLNVISTEEKTEFILKL, from the coding sequence ATGAAAACATCCCGTTACCTACTGCTTGGATTTAGTGGATTACTCCTTATTCTATTAGGAGGACTGATGGTATACTACCAAAATACTATTTTATTGTTGATAACTTTCGGAATTTTGGCAGGGCTTGTACTCACTTATCAACTTACAACTATCAAAAAAATAATTGATAAAGGGTTGTTGATGGTTGAAGCGATAGGCAATGAGGATTTAGGTTTTTTACATGCTCATAACTTTAAGTTGTTTGATGAACATTACCAACATCGACTTCAAAAGCTATATCATTCATTTTCTAAGATAAAAAAAGAGAGTTTAAAGCAGGAAAAGTATTTATCATGGTTGGTCGAAAATCAGGATGTTGGTATCTGTACATATAATGAAGAAGGGCATGTGATACATGTGAATACTTCATTTAAAGAAAAGGTAAAGTTATCAACACTCACACATATTCAGCAACTTTTTAATAAGTCAATTGTGAATAAGTCGGTTGTTGAAAAAGCATTAATAGAGAATAGTTATCAACTACCAGATACCAACATGGTATTGAAAATAAAGAAGCTGAAAAGAGAAAATCAACTTATTCACTTACTCACATTGCAAGACTTATCAACAGAGTTAGATGAAAAGGAAAATACAGCTTATAATAAGTTGATAAGAGTACTGACCCATGAAATTATGAATGGAATGACACCTATTATCTCACTGACTGATAGCTTACTAATGTCATTTACTAAGGAAGGAGGAGAAGCTGTTGATAAAGAGTATGTATCAGAGAAAATGTTAGTAACTAACGCGAAAAGCCTAAAAATCATTTATCAACAAGCACAACATCTAATGAACTTTACAGAAACGTATCGTTCAATTACAAAGTTACCAACACCTAAAATAGAAACTATTCATGTTGATAAGTTCCTTACTCAACAACTGACGTCTTTTCAAAATAGACTTCATCAACAACAAGTACAGACTAATATCATAAATGTTGATAAGTCAGAAATAGTAGCTTCTTTTGATACTAATTTAATAGGGCAATGTGTGAATAACATAATTAAAAATGCACTAGATGCTATGGAAAATGTTAGTAACCCAAAACTTCAAATTACATTTCAAAAGAAAGATCAATTAATTATTCACATTACAAATAATGGCCCTATGATTCCTGAAGAAGAGCTAAAACATATCTTTGTTCCTTTCTTTACCACTAAAACTTCAGGAGATGGAATAGGCTTAAGTTTAAGTAAGCAGATCATAAGAGTACATCATGGCAGTTTAAATGTGATATCAACAGAAGAGAAAACAGAATTTATACTCAAACTTTAA
- a CDS encoding porin family protein: MKYFKVILTLFTFIFLTSISSYAQEEDNTKVGVKIGANFSTIAGDATGVKTKTGLVIGLFAQIKGTENLVIQPELVYSSEGAQFDDNSGTQVNYNYINIPVLFKLYANGQGTGLNFNAGPQFGFLANAKIKSGNTSETISDQISKIRFGLAFGMGVDINNIAFDLRYNLGLTNTVSKSDQFYPSNVIQLTAGLAF; the protein is encoded by the coding sequence ATGAAATACTTCAAAGTAATATTAACGCTCTTCACTTTTATTTTTTTGACGAGCATTTCTTCATACGCTCAAGAAGAAGACAACACTAAAGTAGGTGTAAAAATTGGAGCAAACTTTAGTACTATTGCTGGTGATGCCACTGGAGTTAAAACAAAAACAGGATTAGTAATTGGGTTATTTGCTCAAATCAAAGGAACTGAGAATTTAGTTATTCAACCCGAATTGGTTTATTCTTCAGAAGGAGCCCAGTTTGATGATAATTCTGGTACTCAAGTAAATTATAATTATATCAATATTCCGGTATTGTTTAAATTATACGCGAATGGTCAAGGAACTGGTTTAAACTTTAATGCAGGTCCTCAGTTCGGATTTCTTGCTAATGCTAAAATTAAATCTGGTAATACTAGTGAGACGATCTCTGATCAAATAAGTAAAATCAGATTCGGTCTTGCATTTGGTATGGGAGTAGATATTAATAATATCGCTTTTGATTTAAGGTATAATCTAGGTTTAACCAATACAGTAAGCAAAAGTGATCAATTTTATCCAAGTAATGTCATTCAACTTACTGCTGGGTTAGCCTTTTAA
- a CDS encoding prolyl oligopeptidase family serine peptidase, with translation MKHIITFFLLFTTVFFNSLLAQNPQELWADFDPDAGDFKEEIIDENTIGGIYEKKSYISAYFKGKEIRIYCEFKKKADATNAPALLDVHGWMSRPNPDNSFVEDGWAVLAHDYCGKKKENNSEELRANYTKYPEGLEYGNMEPEYGYANRKSKDKEGNQLSDPTETDDYLWYVLQRRALSYLLAQEGVDNTRVGAKGYSYGGTTMWNLGMDERVDAIVAYFGVGFLEYYRTRSVFLYNNPYVEPEMTSGEEMYVANIAPQAHAPYIKAATLWLNGSNDHHGGHERGETIFHNFQPDVPWNFAIQPKAFHSTSELGDDAKIWLEKHVLGTDHYFPSRPTSNISLNDEGIPFYTLTPADPEKVEKVEILYALKDPNNNSRNWKDTEAIRIGNQWTATLPVSDIDDYVFAFSKIDYEGNVVISGDFEAEIPADLGDAVATLEPEPVDPLKWENAGGAIQVPGGVEAFYPVENKAISNDIYTESFYKSPKNSSFSIQYYGTQPQKLFVRVNGKYTVNVETGAHNDDIQEIIIPASSLRNINNAFDLMGSWSEADFIEIGPQAGQDITKVAFTGMMWVKNNEEEDFQPIYHFDGTENRIIAQELNVITELLTNPFENATIGDAQVTKVTRQAGENASILLPLEGEIFIGDQPQIKVLVNQTSGQLPSNNELTLTLRNESTGVIVSKTLPIEQQDQWVEYLFDFENEINSDGSSTANRVYSEISLNFGTDTDNVNDVVYHVFNLVGPKVDFEGTNTRLKEIIVNEKHIKDFDPTYSKMTIDLPYGTKTVPSVMVITEDNEATYEIIDATNIYEETVVRVTAKNGYTQKDYKVRFNVPGRDIYNFNDVVDGITENDEIKLRLVTTEVTVVDNPFPDDMVGEGVQVAKVFRKPGNGGTVEFMFKKGNWKPGEDKLFRIKVYQESGQEAYPTYNRMQFYADGEVNGKGHRGTVKEIEEQDKWVEYVFDLSNINQEFPEDGEYSKITVYFGGDALDPGTDFYFTGLEGPNMNYKDDATLNSISVDGKLLENFTPNQLEYTIELPFGTTGQLPTIEVEATNREAGVDISSITDFTEEQTITVTAVNGSTRIYKINYIEEVFSTNALLSELTLDNALISDFDADQLEYTYELPYGSTSSDIPVIGVITADEKATFVLNDASSLPGEATITVTAQDDTYEKVYKIMFTVAPNTDASLSDLTYNEVSVSEFSSSTFNYSIELPYGTSEYPNVVGEVNDQNAIVSTTYDESFPGNAIVNVVAEDGETTLNYVVTFTVASNTDATLIGLSYDDIMVENFSSNTFEYDILLAHDYEELPALKATLSDENATVSILDIVELPGSATVTVTAEDGETVLVYTVNFNQEEAPYISNNDATLSTLRYDNVEVLGFSSSTFEYDITLPYNYEGVPTLEGLSVDENAIVVISDVEELPGSAMVTVTAEDGLTVLKYTVNFTKEEQPLSAIDSLSILNVYKSSPNTLTVSSESILTGKMLVIFDLNGKKVGEHQLIGHQQQIKISTRGLMIIHIYDNNESSIHKVIF, from the coding sequence ATGAAACATATTATTACATTTTTTTTACTGTTTACTACAGTATTTTTTAATAGTTTATTGGCACAAAACCCACAAGAACTTTGGGCTGATTTTGATCCTGACGCAGGAGATTTCAAAGAAGAAATCATTGATGAAAATACCATTGGAGGTATTTATGAGAAAAAATCTTATATCAGTGCTTACTTTAAAGGTAAGGAGATTCGTATCTACTGTGAGTTTAAGAAAAAGGCAGATGCCACCAATGCTCCTGCATTATTAGATGTACATGGTTGGATGTCTCGTCCAAATCCAGATAATAGTTTTGTTGAAGACGGGTGGGCTGTATTAGCACACGATTATTGTGGTAAAAAGAAGGAAAATAATTCAGAAGAATTAAGAGCAAACTATACAAAGTATCCTGAAGGTTTAGAATATGGTAATATGGAACCTGAATATGGATACGCTAATCGTAAGTCGAAGGATAAAGAAGGAAATCAGCTTTCTGATCCTACTGAAACAGATGATTATTTATGGTATGTTCTTCAGAGAAGAGCGTTAAGTTATTTGTTAGCTCAAGAGGGTGTTGATAATACTCGAGTGGGTGCAAAAGGATATTCTTATGGCGGTACTACGATGTGGAATCTTGGTATGGATGAAAGAGTTGATGCAATAGTTGCCTATTTTGGTGTCGGCTTTTTAGAATATTACAGAACTCGAAGTGTTTTCTTATACAACAACCCTTATGTAGAACCTGAAATGACGTCGGGTGAAGAAATGTATGTTGCTAACATTGCTCCACAGGCTCATGCTCCATATATCAAAGCAGCTACATTATGGTTAAATGGCTCAAATGATCATCATGGCGGACATGAAAGAGGGGAAACAATTTTCCATAATTTTCAACCAGATGTTCCTTGGAATTTTGCAATTCAACCTAAAGCTTTCCATTCCACAAGTGAGCTAGGTGATGATGCTAAAATATGGTTAGAAAAACATGTGTTAGGAACAGACCATTACTTTCCATCTCGACCAACATCAAATATTTCTTTAAACGATGAAGGTATTCCTTTCTATACACTTACTCCTGCCGATCCTGAAAAAGTAGAAAAAGTAGAAATTTTATATGCATTGAAAGACCCTAATAATAATTCAAGAAATTGGAAGGATACGGAGGCTATTCGTATCGGAAATCAATGGACCGCAACTTTACCTGTATCAGACATTGATGATTATGTTTTTGCATTTTCAAAGATAGACTATGAAGGTAATGTAGTGATATCTGGTGATTTTGAAGCTGAAATTCCTGCTGACCTTGGTGACGCTGTAGCTACTTTGGAACCGGAACCAGTGGATCCTTTAAAGTGGGAAAATGCAGGAGGGGCAATTCAAGTACCTGGTGGAGTTGAGGCTTTTTATCCGGTAGAAAATAAAGCTATCTCCAATGATATTTATACCGAATCGTTTTATAAATCACCAAAGAATTCATCTTTTTCAATTCAATACTATGGTACGCAACCACAAAAACTTTTTGTGAGAGTAAATGGAAAGTACACAGTAAATGTTGAAACAGGTGCTCATAATGATGATATACAAGAGATCATTATTCCTGCATCAAGTTTAAGAAATATCAATAATGCCTTTGATCTAATGGGATCATGGTCGGAAGCGGATTTTATAGAAATTGGTCCTCAAGCCGGACAAGACATCACAAAAGTGGCTTTCACTGGAATGATGTGGGTAAAGAATAACGAAGAAGAAGATTTTCAACCGATATACCACTTTGATGGTACTGAAAATAGAATCATCGCTCAAGAATTGAATGTGATTACTGAGTTATTAACCAACCCTTTTGAAAATGCTACAATAGGTGATGCTCAAGTAACAAAAGTGACAAGACAGGCAGGTGAAAATGCATCTATTTTATTACCATTAGAAGGAGAAATATTTATAGGTGATCAGCCTCAAATTAAAGTTTTAGTTAACCAAACTTCAGGTCAGTTACCTTCAAATAATGAGCTGACACTCACTTTACGAAATGAATCTACAGGTGTTATCGTCTCTAAGACATTACCTATCGAACAACAAGATCAATGGGTAGAATATTTATTTGATTTTGAAAATGAAATAAATAGTGATGGTTCCTCTACTGCTAATAGAGTATATAGTGAAATCTCACTAAACTTTGGAACAGACACTGATAATGTGAACGATGTTGTTTATCATGTCTTCAATTTAGTTGGTCCAAAAGTAGATTTCGAAGGAACAAATACACGTTTGAAAGAGATCATTGTGAATGAGAAGCATATTAAGGATTTTGATCCTACTTATTCTAAAATGACTATTGATTTACCTTACGGAACGAAAACAGTACCATCAGTAATGGTGATAACTGAGGATAATGAAGCGACCTATGAAATCATCGACGCAACAAATATTTATGAGGAAACGGTTGTAAGAGTAACAGCTAAAAATGGTTATACTCAGAAAGACTATAAAGTGCGTTTTAATGTACCGGGTAGAGATATTTATAATTTTAATGATGTAGTTGATGGCATAACCGAAAATGATGAAATAAAACTTCGTTTGGTAACTACTGAGGTTACGGTTGTTGATAATCCTTTCCCTGATGATATGGTAGGTGAAGGTGTACAAGTGGCCAAGGTATTTAGAAAACCAGGTAATGGCGGAACTGTAGAATTTATGTTCAAAAAAGGTAACTGGAAGCCTGGAGAAGATAAATTATTCAGAATAAAAGTTTACCAAGAGTCTGGACAAGAAGCCTACCCTACTTACAATAGAATGCAATTCTATGCCGATGGAGAAGTGAATGGTAAAGGCCATCGTGGTACAGTAAAAGAGATTGAAGAGCAAGATAAATGGGTAGAGTATGTATTTGATCTATCCAACATAAATCAAGAGTTTCCCGAGGATGGAGAGTATAGTAAAATAACAGTTTACTTTGGTGGTGATGCACTAGATCCAGGTACTGATTTTTACTTTACAGGGTTAGAAGGGCCTAATATGAACTACAAAGATGACGCTACTTTGAATTCAATTAGTGTAGATGGAAAATTATTAGAAAACTTCACTCCAAATCAATTAGAGTATACAATAGAATTGCCTTTTGGTACTACTGGTCAATTACCTACCATTGAAGTTGAGGCAACAAATAGAGAAGCAGGTGTTGATATTTCATCAATTACTGACTTTACTGAAGAGCAAACAATTACAGTAACAGCAGTTAATGGATCTACTCGTATATATAAGATCAATTACATAGAAGAAGTATTTAGTACAAACGCTTTGTTATCAGAATTAACTTTAGATAATGCGTTAATCTCAGACTTTGATGCTGACCAATTGGAGTATACTTATGAGTTGCCTTATGGATCAACGAGTTCTGATATTCCTGTAATTGGTGTAATCACAGCAGATGAGAAGGCTACTTTTGTATTAAATGACGCTTCTTCTTTACCAGGTGAAGCAACGATTACAGTTACGGCTCAGGATGATACTTATGAAAAAGTATATAAAATAATGTTTACTGTTGCACCTAATACAGATGCTTCATTGTCTGATTTAACGTATAATGAAGTAAGTGTTTCAGAGTTTTCATCAAGTACTTTTAATTACTCTATTGAATTACCTTATGGAACATCAGAATATCCTAATGTAGTTGGAGAAGTGAATGATCAAAATGCAATAGTTTCTACAACTTATGATGAATCTTTTCCAGGAAATGCAATAGTGAATGTTGTAGCAGAAGATGGTGAGACGACATTGAATTATGTTGTAACATTTACTGTAGCTTCAAATACAGATGCAACACTCATTGGGTTAAGTTATGATGATATAATGGTCGAAAACTTCTCTTCGAATACTTTCGAGTATGATATTTTACTAGCTCATGATTATGAAGAATTACCAGCTTTGAAAGCTACATTGTCTGATGAGAATGCAACGGTATCTATTTTAGATATAGTAGAATTACCAGGAAGTGCAACAGTTACAGTCACTGCAGAAGATGGTGAAACAGTGTTAGTATACACCGTTAACTTTAATCAAGAGGAAGCACCTTACATTTCGAATAATGACGCTACATTATCAACATTACGTTATGATAATGTTGAGGTGTTAGGTTTCTCTTCTTCAACCTTTGAATATGATATCACCTTACCTTATAATTACGAAGGTGTACCGACATTAGAAGGGTTATCAGTAGACGAGAATGCGATTGTGGTGATTTCAGATGTGGAAGAATTGCCAGGAAGTGCTATGGTGACAGTCACTGCAGAAGATGGTCTAACAGTTTTAAAGTATACAGTAAACTTTACAAAAGAAGAGCAACCACTTTCTGCTATTGATAGCCTATCAATTTTAAATGTCTATAAATCCTCTCCAAATACATTAACTGTAAGTTCAGAAAGTATTTTGACAGGTAAAATGTTAGTCATTTTTGATCTCAATGGTAAAAAGGTTGGTGAACATCAATTGATAGGTCATCAACAACAAATTAAAATATCAACTAGAGGATTAATGATTATACATATTTATGACAATAACGAGTCGTCTATACATAAAGTCATTTTCTAG
- a CDS encoding glycosyltransferase family 9 protein — protein MRVQGLKKIVISGNSFLRDFSIGIQLLPIIKKYSENTEIHWIGSEEQSSIVEYIPLIQTFTTFDNVNESTFDETDAVILLSENNDICKMIRDLKIPLRIGGKTSWRYNRRLTDVINTDNVSSLIEAYYLLLFPLGITMDQCFTSKDIIDVPVQTFRGIIKKDLNNLLFYPYRENAHRAWPGIRYFELIDTLPKYEHNYIIGGFEDEGKALKFTSPELFRAPSVKDYTEIEDLEEGLALIGKSNLLITYNTDIAHFAYAMGKDVLVVSSSAETFYLHNDIRKVITPDASCIKCVGDKPCECLKKMGIEEVQEEVNQTFHSN, from the coding sequence ATGAGAGTACAAGGATTAAAGAAAATTGTTATAAGTGGGAACTCTTTTTTGAGAGATTTCAGTATTGGTATCCAATTGCTTCCTATTATCAAAAAATACTCAGAAAATACTGAAATTCATTGGATTGGATCAGAGGAACAATCTTCTATAGTGGAATATATTCCTCTAATTCAAACTTTTACTACTTTCGATAATGTCAATGAATCTACTTTTGATGAGACTGATGCCGTTATTCTTCTATCAGAAAATAATGACATCTGTAAAATGATTAGAGATTTAAAGATTCCATTAAGAATTGGAGGTAAAACATCATGGAGATACAATCGAAGACTAACTGATGTGATCAACACTGATAATGTTTCTAGTTTAATTGAAGCTTACTACCTCTTACTTTTTCCATTAGGAATAACAATGGATCAATGTTTTACATCAAAAGATATCATCGACGTACCAGTTCAAACCTTCCGAGGAATCATTAAAAAAGACTTGAATAACCTTCTTTTCTATCCGTACAGAGAAAATGCACACAGAGCATGGCCAGGTATTAGATATTTTGAACTCATTGATACTCTACCAAAGTATGAACATAACTATATCATTGGAGGATTCGAAGATGAAGGAAAAGCTCTAAAGTTTACATCTCCAGAATTATTCAGAGCTCCGAGTGTAAAAGACTACACTGAAATTGAAGACTTAGAAGAGGGATTGGCTCTTATTGGAAAATCAAACCTTCTCATAACATACAATACAGATATAGCTCATTTTGCTTATGCAATGGGAAAAGATGTATTAGTTGTTTCGTCCTCTGCAGAAACTTTCTATCTACATAATGACATTAGAAAAGTAATTACTCCTGATGCTAGTTGTATTAAATGCGTAGGGGATAAGCCTTGCGAATGTTTAAAGAAAATGGGTATAGAAGAAGTACAGGAAGAAGTTAATCAAACATTTCATTCTAATTAG
- a CDS encoding sigma-70 family RNA polymerase sigma factor, with protein sequence MSDATKKSLSTEERMQVFNREFAPHTDSMYSFAYRLTGDDEDAKDLVQDTYMKSYRFIDSFEEGTNAKAWLFRILKNSFINEYRRKSKEPSKIDYQEVETIYNGEKNDPAMISGIRLENTKYKIGDEVTGALNALAVDFRIVIILCDLEGFTYEEMSKILDIPIGTVRSRLHRARNLLKEKLETYAKKMGYSQKKAN encoded by the coding sequence ATGAGTGACGCTACTAAAAAATCATTGTCTACTGAAGAACGCATGCAGGTGTTTAATCGAGAATTTGCACCTCACACCGATTCCATGTACAGTTTTGCTTATCGATTAACAGGAGATGACGAAGATGCCAAAGATTTGGTACAAGATACCTACATGAAGTCGTACAGGTTCATAGATTCTTTTGAAGAAGGGACCAATGCCAAAGCTTGGCTGTTTAGAATTCTAAAAAATAGTTTCATTAATGAGTATAGAAGAAAAAGCAAAGAACCATCAAAAATTGATTACCAAGAAGTAGAAACCATATACAATGGTGAAAAAAATGACCCAGCCATGATATCTGGTATCCGATTAGAGAATACGAAATACAAAATCGGAGATGAGGTAACAGGGGCATTAAATGCACTTGCTGTCGATTTTAGAATTGTTATCATATTGTGTGATTTAGAGGGATTTACGTATGAAGAGATGTCAAAAATCCTTGATATTCCTATTGGAACTGTGCGTAGTAGGCTCCATAGAGCAAGAAATTTACTGAAGGAAAAGCTAGAAACTTATGCAAAAAAGATGGGTTATTCTCAAAAGAAAGCAAACTAA
- the gmk gene encoding guanylate kinase — MKSGKVFIFSAPSGSGKTTVVRHLLSVFPELTFSISATTRAPRGQEKNAEDYYFISLDEFKKRINEDAFVEYEEVYEGLFYGTLKSEVERIWSEGKHVVLDVDVQGGINLKKYFQEKALSIFVCPPNVECLEERLRARATDSEEAIKERVAKAAEEMPFGDQFDVRLINEDLMTAFENAEKLVTNKLSE, encoded by the coding sequence ATGAAATCAGGCAAAGTATTTATCTTTTCCGCACCATCAGGATCAGGTAAAACCACCGTTGTGAGACATCTATTAAGTGTATTTCCAGAATTGACCTTTTCAATTTCTGCAACAACACGCGCTCCTAGAGGGCAAGAGAAAAACGCTGAAGACTATTACTTCATCTCGTTAGACGAGTTTAAAAAGCGTATAAATGAAGATGCGTTTGTAGAATACGAAGAAGTCTATGAAGGACTTTTCTACGGAACATTAAAAAGTGAAGTAGAAAGAATATGGAGTGAAGGTAAACATGTTGTTTTGGACGTTGACGTTCAAGGCGGTATTAACCTTAAAAAGTATTTCCAAGAAAAAGCGTTGTCAATTTTTGTATGTCCTCCAAATGTAGAATGTTTAGAGGAAAGACTTCGCGCAAGAGCAACAGATTCAGAAGAAGCAATCAAAGAAAGAGTAGCAAAAGCAGCAGAAGAAATGCCTTTTGGTGATCAATTCGATGTTCGTTTAATCAATGAAGATTTGATGACAGCTTTTGAAAACGCTGAAAAGTTAGTAACGAATAAGCTGTCAGAATAA